A single window of Nicotiana tomentosiformis chromosome 1, ASM39032v3, whole genome shotgun sequence DNA harbors:
- the LOC138910567 gene encoding uncharacterized protein, producing the protein MVAKVTDFFKGWKNKRITSTSYYHVANGQAESTNKIIINNIKKRLEESKDRWPEVLLGVLWSYRTTIKISTGETPFSFVYGIEALILVEIGEPSLRFEHTNELSNEEELRTNLDLIEERREASLIQMATQKQRIERHYNKRVYLRYLKIRDFVLKKVF; encoded by the coding sequence ATGGTAGCAAAGGTCACTGACTTTTTCAAAGGATGGAAAAACAAACGGATTACATCAACATCGTATTATCACGTAGCTAATGGACAAGCAGAGTCAACAAATAAAATTATTATCAATAATATAAAGAAACGTTTGGAAGAATCAAAAGACAGGTGGCCTGAAGTGCTACTTGGGGTGTTATGGTCCTATAGGACAACGATAAAAATAAGCACGGGAGAAACTCCATTTTCATTTGTTTATGGTATTGAGGCACTAATTCTAGTGGAAATAGGAGAACCAAGCCTGAGGTTTGAACATACAAATGAATTATCCAATGAAGAAGAACTTCGTACAAATTTGGATTTGATAGAAGAACGAAGGGAAGCATCTTTGATACAGATGGCAACACAAAAACAAAGGATTGAGCGACATTACAACAAAAGGGTGTATCTTCGATATTTAAAGATTCGGGACTTTGTCCTTAAGAAGGTGTTTTAG